The following proteins are co-located in the Maridesulfovibrio sp. genome:
- a CDS encoding sigma-54 dependent transcriptional regulator: MPESTLLFIAEPQSVTSVFSPLKEAGFQAGLADNLAGAINFIKKSKPCLIFTRPVMQGYSAQALLAEAVNIENFPPVVIFSRNGSADEAQRFMELGARDYWLEPLSWEKIKLMLPDEKPSSMPSADQLGAPDKPAAPEQKGTQGRYQIIGQHPAMSRVLGLAKQVAKSKATVLISGESGTGKEMFARFLHHHSDRNYKPFVAINCAALPEHLLESELFGHEKGAFTGAINRKLGKFELASGGTILLDEITEMELGLQAKLLRVLQEGEIDRVGGVETVKVDVRVLATTNRAIEETVKEGKFRQDLFYRLNVIPLKLPALSQRGEDILLLAKFFVNKYCTEYGLSPLAFSEEATNWLLSYDWPGNVRELQNLMERAVLLAGAGPIESKHFLNDPDAWMPEEAHTEGIAPAEEQAANADGVAAEFAVMPISEMEKKLIIKSLDQTAGNRTKAAELLGISVRTLRNKLNDYKKQGLDL; this comes from the coding sequence ATGCCTGAGAGTACATTACTATTCATAGCCGAACCCCAATCCGTGACGTCCGTGTTTTCCCCTCTCAAAGAAGCGGGGTTTCAAGCAGGACTGGCCGATAACCTTGCCGGGGCCATCAATTTCATCAAAAAATCAAAGCCGTGCCTTATTTTCACAAGGCCGGTTATGCAGGGCTATTCCGCTCAGGCTCTTCTGGCCGAAGCCGTAAATATCGAAAATTTCCCTCCGGTAGTTATTTTTTCCCGCAACGGTTCTGCAGATGAAGCCCAGAGGTTTATGGAACTGGGAGCCCGAGATTACTGGCTGGAACCGCTTTCATGGGAAAAAATAAAACTCATGCTTCCCGATGAAAAGCCTTCCTCAATGCCCTCAGCGGACCAACTCGGCGCACCGGACAAACCTGCCGCTCCGGAACAGAAAGGCACTCAGGGACGCTACCAGATAATCGGTCAGCATCCGGCCATGTCCCGCGTTCTGGGCCTTGCCAAGCAGGTTGCCAAATCCAAGGCAACAGTACTTATTTCAGGTGAATCAGGAACAGGTAAGGAAATGTTCGCCCGCTTCCTGCATCACCATTCCGACCGGAACTACAAGCCTTTCGTAGCCATCAACTGCGCCGCCCTGCCCGAACACCTGCTGGAGTCTGAACTTTTCGGACATGAAAAAGGCGCATTTACCGGAGCCATCAACCGCAAACTCGGTAAATTTGAACTCGCATCCGGTGGAACCATCCTCCTTGATGAAATTACCGAAATGGAACTGGGTCTACAGGCTAAACTGCTCAGGGTTTTACAGGAAGGTGAAATTGACCGCGTCGGCGGTGTGGAAACCGTAAAGGTTGACGTGCGCGTACTGGCTACAACCAACCGTGCAATTGAAGAAACAGTAAAGGAAGGCAAATTCAGGCAGGACCTCTTCTACCGTCTGAACGTCATTCCGCTTAAGCTTCCTGCCCTCTCCCAGCGCGGTGAAGATATCCTGCTGCTGGCAAAATTTTTCGTTAATAAATACTGCACTGAATACGGCCTGTCACCGCTCGCCTTTTCGGAGGAAGCGACAAACTGGCTTCTGAGTTACGATTGGCCCGGTAACGTGCGAGAGCTCCAGAACCTGATGGAAAGAGCCGTGCTGCTGGCTGGTGCCGGCCCCATTGAGTCCAAGCATTTCCTTAATGATCCCGACGCATGGATGCCGGAAGAAGCACACACTGAAGGCATTGCACCAGCCGAAGAACAGGCTGCTAACGCTGACGGTGTAGCAGCAGAATTCGCAGTCATGCCCATATCCGAAATGGAAAAGAAACTTATCATCAAGAGTCTGGATCAAACAGCTGGAAACCGTACCAAGGCCGCCGAACTGCTGGGTATCTCAGTACGCACCCTGCGCAACAAGCTTAATGACTATAAAAAACAAGGTCTGGATTTGTAG
- a CDS encoding methyl-accepting chemotaxis protein, translating into MNKLSIRGKLAVLFCIAIFTSLLTIGVSAYSSYELTELEAQKTQEIMLNAQKEKLKSAVSSMAAALSGVVAGLDDEQEQLRLMRTMIKDAFYENDSSGYYFIYKGTVNVAHPVNPSLHGKDLDNLVGKDGIYSVRELARAARNGGDFVHFTWDKPGFDEPMPKLGYAAMIPGTDFWIGTGVYIDNIKSQAAVIRAEMEDLNFTAILMQSGISAGLFLLILLPTGIIMSKGIIKPIIEIKEEARKIASGEFDTNLTVTSKDEIGELQVALSEMAESLQKNITEITRKEQEAAQKAEDALRASSEARAANELAETKAAELLEAAVQLDNVVYSVSTATDNLMVQIEQSSAGAAEQASRVEETASSMEEMNATVMEVARNAASAAEEVDKARNMAEEGAEVVFRAVGGIETVSTQAKILMDDMTTLGNQAEGIGEVINVINDIADQTNLLALNAAIEAARAGEAGRGFAVVADEVRKLAEKTMAATNDVSNAVKSIQDEARKNIDNTVKSVETITEVTELATASGESLREIVTLVNAATAQVQSIATAADQQSSASDEITRSITGISDISTETSAAMTLSRNVVSDLSEQIKTLNSMTERMKA; encoded by the coding sequence GTGAACAAACTTTCCATTCGCGGCAAACTTGCCGTTCTTTTCTGCATTGCAATTTTCACCTCGCTGCTCACCATAGGAGTCAGCGCATATTCTTCATACGAACTAACCGAGCTTGAAGCCCAAAAGACACAGGAAATCATGCTCAATGCCCAGAAGGAAAAGCTCAAGTCAGCAGTATCATCCATGGCAGCCGCACTTTCCGGCGTGGTTGCAGGATTAGATGACGAACAGGAGCAGCTAAGGCTGATGCGTACCATGATCAAAGACGCGTTCTATGAAAATGATTCCTCCGGCTACTACTTCATCTACAAAGGCACTGTTAACGTTGCCCATCCGGTTAACCCCTCACTGCACGGCAAGGACCTCGACAATCTTGTGGGCAAGGACGGCATCTATTCAGTAAGGGAACTGGCCCGTGCAGCCCGCAACGGTGGAGACTTCGTACACTTCACATGGGATAAACCCGGATTCGATGAACCCATGCCCAAGCTCGGCTACGCAGCAATGATTCCGGGCACCGACTTCTGGATCGGAACCGGAGTATACATTGACAACATCAAGAGCCAGGCTGCGGTAATCAGGGCTGAAATGGAAGATCTTAACTTCACCGCCATCCTGATGCAGAGCGGAATTTCCGCCGGTCTTTTCCTGCTCATCCTGCTCCCGACAGGAATCATCATGAGCAAGGGCATCATCAAGCCCATCATTGAAATTAAGGAAGAAGCCCGCAAAATAGCATCCGGCGAATTCGACACCAACCTGACCGTCACCAGTAAAGACGAGATAGGCGAATTGCAGGTAGCACTTTCCGAAATGGCTGAATCCTTACAAAAAAACATAACCGAAATTACCCGTAAGGAGCAGGAAGCCGCACAAAAGGCAGAAGATGCCCTGCGAGCCAGCAGCGAAGCCAGAGCCGCCAACGAACTTGCCGAAACCAAGGCCGCGGAACTTCTCGAAGCCGCAGTACAGCTTGATAATGTAGTATATTCCGTATCCACAGCAACCGACAACCTGATGGTACAGATTGAACAATCCAGCGCCGGAGCCGCAGAGCAGGCCAGCCGGGTTGAAGAGACCGCCAGCTCCATGGAAGAGATGAACGCCACGGTGATGGAAGTGGCCCGAAACGCCGCCAGCGCTGCTGAGGAAGTAGACAAGGCCCGAAACATGGCCGAAGAAGGAGCCGAAGTTGTTTTCCGCGCAGTAGGCGGTATCGAAACAGTTTCAACGCAGGCCAAAATTCTCATGGATGACATGACCACCCTTGGAAATCAGGCTGAAGGTATCGGCGAAGTCATCAACGTTATTAACGACATTGCGGATCAGACCAACCTGCTGGCGCTCAACGCAGCTATCGAAGCGGCAAGGGCCGGAGAAGCAGGTCGAGGCTTCGCAGTTGTGGCGGATGAAGTGCGCAAACTGGCTGAAAAAACCATGGCCGCCACCAACGATGTTTCCAATGCAGTAAAAAGCATTCAGGACGAAGCGCGCAAGAATATTGATAACACCGTAAAATCGGTTGAGACAATCACCGAAGTTACCGAACTAGCAACCGCTTCCGGCGAGTCCCTGCGTGAAATAGTGACACTGGTCAATGCCGCAACCGCTCAGGTGCAGTCTATCGCCACCGCCGCAGATCAGCAGAGTTCCGCCAGTGACGAAATTACCCGTTCCATTACCGGGATCAGTGATATTTCCACTGAAACCTCTGCTGCTATGACCCTGTCCAGAAACGTAGTCAGCGACCTTTCCGAACAGATCAAAACCCTGAACAGCATGACCGAACGCATGAAAGCTTAA
- a CDS encoding transporter substrate-binding domain-containing protein, which yields MKRFMTLALAAALVMAFAATAFAGATYDKIMKDKVIRVGIMTDSIPGAFYNAKKEWVGFDVDIANEIAKRLGVKIDQVPVNNKTRIGFLQQGRIDASVSNMTHKRSRDQSIDFSITYFFDGQKMLAPKGKFSTLKDFVGKKVAVMQGTTSELNVKNLLKSLGDAAPKVISYQKESECFQALQMGRVDAWSTDSTILLGYAAQVPGKYELVGDFFSNEPYGIGLVEDDSKLRDAVNFALQDMWKDGTYEKIYNKWYGPDTKYYFPLTEKIEMWP from the coding sequence ATGAAAAGGTTTATGACTCTGGCTCTCGCAGCCGCTCTGGTTATGGCTTTTGCTGCAACTGCATTTGCAGGCGCCACCTATGACAAAATCATGAAAGACAAGGTTATCCGTGTCGGTATCATGACTGACTCCATTCCCGGTGCTTTCTACAACGCCAAGAAAGAATGGGTTGGTTTTGACGTTGATATCGCTAACGAAATCGCAAAACGCCTGGGCGTTAAAATCGATCAGGTTCCCGTTAACAACAAAACCCGTATCGGTTTTCTCCAGCAGGGCCGCATCGACGCTTCCGTTTCCAACATGACTCACAAGCGTTCCCGTGATCAATCCATCGATTTTTCCATCACTTACTTCTTTGACGGTCAGAAGATGCTTGCTCCCAAAGGCAAGTTCTCCACCCTCAAGGACTTCGTGGGCAAAAAGGTTGCAGTTATGCAGGGTACCACTTCTGAGCTGAACGTTAAGAACCTGCTCAAGAGCCTCGGCGATGCTGCTCCCAAAGTTATTTCCTACCAGAAAGAATCTGAGTGTTTTCAGGCTCTGCAGATGGGTCGTGTAGACGCATGGTCCACCGACTCCACCATCCTGCTTGGCTACGCTGCACAGGTTCCCGGTAAATACGAACTGGTTGGTGACTTCTTCTCCAACGAGCCTTACGGCATCGGTCTGGTTGAAGATGATTCCAAGCTTCGTGACGCTGTTAACTTCGCACTGCAGGATATGTGGAAAGACGGCACCTACGAAAAGATCTACAACAAGTGGTACGGTCCTGACACCAAGTACTACTTCCCCCTTACCGAAAAAATTGAAATGTGGCCCTAG
- a CDS encoding CinA family protein — MIENIVPSIGKILVEKGWTMSTAESCTGGLVAATLTDFSGSSTWFSGAVVAYSNEVKMSQLHVPEQAITDHGAVSEPVVRAMAEGVCKALNVDVGISLSGIAGPTGGTPDKPVGTVWMGWHVNGKTYAEKFLFSGDRKSVKDQSLQTVLEKLHQFLKES; from the coding sequence ATGATTGAAAACATTGTACCATCTATCGGAAAAATTCTTGTTGAAAAAGGCTGGACCATGTCCACTGCAGAATCATGCACCGGAGGCCTTGTCGCCGCTACCCTGACCGACTTCTCCGGCAGTTCCACATGGTTCTCAGGCGCTGTGGTTGCATACTCCAATGAAGTAAAGATGTCGCAGCTGCATGTCCCTGAGCAGGCCATCACAGATCACGGAGCGGTCAGCGAACCGGTGGTCAGAGCCATGGCTGAAGGTGTCTGCAAGGCCCTTAATGTCGATGTGGGCATATCCCTTTCCGGCATTGCCGGGCCAACAGGCGGAACCCCGGATAAACCAGTGGGTACGGTCTGGATGGGCTGGCATGTAAACGGGAAAACCTATGCTGAAAAATTTCTTTTCAGCGGCGACCGCAAGAGCGTAAAAGATCAAAGCCTGCAAACAGTACTGGAAAAGCTGCACCAATTTCTTAAAGAGAGTTAA
- a CDS encoding glycosyltransferase, with the protein MLGKSVPVFCYHAVCEEDGHSPATFASHLDMILEMGFKTITADHLYEICMGRKPMDDKYVVLTFDDCHISNWINVVPMLEERGMTGVFFAVSDFIGQGKIRSRADVPQMFSMRESFIKALSENDNSQFMNEAELKSLVHDKGMEVYAHTCRHQGCFKDFRFKGNFSADSHWSTWGIYRKRDSELLTYDYGSAFAYNGFWPQFRKGKVTFKRRSDDERRKFIRDDFNSCFEKIQKINGAHRQFFCWPWGDFDTLGMQEAAAAGFCGTFTLERSANMLGTDPMRINRIGVGTSKDAAWIKKRLLMYSNEASAMLCFKFFTKRNDIGKVLYITDTEKLSGGSRQLINSARAMVHAGIGVVAVLKSDSKLIPELEEMGVEVVILDDFKNMLAAAGFLSSVIEEHQIDVVHTYHNRAVKIGCIAKGLSLLGGRKFKLFFNRGVIYKPNPLAPLFSLIGNGYICNSAKSREVLLKHGVLPKRAQVVYNSFVGGGRKPKRAAETSIIYVGNEGHAKGPDVYIKAVDRLLAQDKCEGVRFIAVGMEDLSAYRDIASASTLERIECPGYIPHEEVVNLLATSHIYVMSSRQESMPNTLLEAFECGLAAICTKAGGTAELIRDGVNGLLCEVEDAEALAQSMKRLIEDSELRSEMGRLNRRIVRSFMSTTAKAQALLGVYSSLPGDKPQTALPDIDRLIKK; encoded by the coding sequence ATGCTCGGTAAGAGTGTTCCTGTTTTTTGTTATCATGCCGTCTGTGAAGAGGACGGTCATTCCCCCGCCACCTTTGCTTCCCATCTTGATATGATTCTGGAGATGGGATTCAAAACCATCACTGCCGACCATCTTTATGAAATCTGCATGGGCCGCAAACCCATGGATGACAAGTATGTGGTGCTCACCTTTGATGACTGCCATATCAGCAATTGGATCAACGTTGTTCCCATGCTCGAAGAGCGGGGTATGACCGGGGTCTTTTTTGCGGTCAGTGATTTTATCGGTCAGGGAAAAATCAGGAGCAGGGCGGATGTTCCGCAGATGTTTTCAATGCGCGAGTCTTTCATCAAGGCTCTCTCTGAAAACGACAACTCCCAGTTCATGAATGAGGCGGAGCTTAAATCACTGGTCCATGACAAAGGTATGGAAGTTTACGCCCATACCTGCCGTCATCAGGGCTGTTTCAAGGACTTCCGCTTCAAAGGTAATTTTTCTGCAGATTCCCATTGGTCCACATGGGGTATTTACCGCAAACGTGATTCAGAGCTGCTTACCTATGATTATGGCAGTGCTTTTGCCTACAATGGTTTCTGGCCCCAGTTCCGTAAGGGCAAGGTAACCTTCAAGCGGCGCTCCGATGATGAAAGGCGCAAATTCATTCGTGATGATTTCAATAGCTGTTTTGAAAAGATCCAGAAGATAAATGGCGCGCATCGTCAGTTCTTCTGCTGGCCTTGGGGTGATTTTGATACTCTCGGTATGCAGGAGGCCGCTGCAGCCGGATTTTGCGGAACCTTCACCCTTGAGCGTTCAGCAAACATGCTCGGCACTGATCCCATGCGTATCAACCGCATCGGAGTGGGGACCAGCAAGGATGCAGCATGGATAAAGAAACGGCTGCTCATGTATTCAAATGAAGCGTCAGCCATGCTTTGTTTCAAATTTTTCACCAAGCGCAACGATATCGGCAAGGTGCTCTACATCACTGACACGGAGAAACTTTCCGGCGGCAGCAGGCAGTTGATCAACAGTGCCAGAGCTATGGTTCATGCCGGAATCGGTGTAGTTGCAGTGCTCAAATCCGACTCCAAGCTTATTCCGGAGTTGGAAGAAATGGGTGTGGAAGTTGTCATTCTTGACGACTTCAAGAATATGCTCGCTGCAGCGGGATTTCTTTCCAGTGTGATTGAAGAGCATCAGATTGACGTGGTTCATACCTACCACAACCGTGCGGTCAAGATCGGCTGCATTGCCAAAGGGCTTTCCCTGCTCGGCGGACGCAAGTTTAAACTTTTCTTTAACCGTGGCGTTATCTACAAGCCTAACCCGCTTGCTCCGCTCTTTTCGCTTATCGGCAATGGTTATATTTGTAACTCTGCCAAGAGCCGTGAAGTGCTGCTCAAACACGGTGTGCTGCCCAAGCGTGCGCAAGTGGTCTACAATTCTTTTGTCGGCGGAGGCCGCAAGCCCAAGCGTGCTGCGGAAACTTCCATCATTTACGTAGGTAATGAAGGCCACGCCAAGGGACCGGATGTGTATATCAAGGCTGTGGACCGTTTGCTGGCGCAGGACAAATGCGAAGGTGTTCGTTTTATTGCGGTAGGAATGGAAGACCTTTCCGCCTACCGGGATATTGCATCGGCATCTACGTTGGAACGCATTGAGTGTCCCGGTTACATTCCTCATGAGGAAGTGGTTAATCTGTTGGCGACATCGCATATCTACGTCATGAGTTCGCGGCAGGAGTCCATGCCAAACACCTTGCTTGAAGCTTTCGAGTGCGGGCTGGCTGCCATCTGCACCAAGGCCGGTGGAACTGCTGAACTTATCCGCGACGGGGTTAACGGTCTGCTATGCGAAGTGGAAGATGCCGAAGCCCTTGCCCAGTCAATGAAGAGGCTCATCGAAGACAGTGAATTGCGCAGTGAAATGGGCCGCTTGAACCGCAGGATAGTGCGTTCTTTCATGTCCACCACAGCTAAAGCTCAAGCTCTTTTGGGTGTGTACTCATCATTGCCCGGAGATAAACCTCAGACAGCACTGCCGGACATTGACCGGTTGATTAAGAAGTAA
- the serS gene encoding serine--tRNA ligase: MLDLKFVQNNLDVVRESLKKRGSKLDVNEFSDLDSRRKSLLQEVESLKAERNSTSGEIAKIKREGGDASEIIARMGEVSGKIKALDEDLKDIESAEREWLSSVPNMPDESVPFGKTEDDNPVIRHWGEKPEFDFTPREHWDLAVELGGVDFERAAKLTGARFAVLKKWGARLERALTSFMVDVQTMDHGYTEVIPPYIVNRDSLFGTGQLPKFEEDLFKLENWEYYMIPTAEVPLTNLHRDEVLSEEDLSIAYCAPTPCFRSEAGSYGKDTKGLIRQHQFHKVEMVRFAHPDKSFEDLEKMTGHAEEILKRLGLHYRVITLCTGDMGFGSVKTYDIEVWLPGQDKYREISSCSNCGDFQARRANIKFQPKDSKKKQYVHTLNGSGLAVGRTFVAVVENYQQKDGSIVIPEALRPYMGGLEVITAE; the protein is encoded by the coding sequence ATGCTCGATTTGAAATTTGTACAGAACAATCTGGATGTAGTTCGCGAAAGCCTCAAAAAAAGAGGGTCCAAACTTGATGTTAATGAATTCAGCGATCTGGATTCCCGCCGTAAGTCCCTGCTGCAGGAAGTGGAATCCCTTAAAGCCGAGCGCAACTCTACCTCCGGCGAGATTGCAAAGATAAAGAGAGAAGGGGGCGATGCTTCCGAGATCATCGCTCGCATGGGTGAAGTATCAGGCAAAATCAAGGCCCTTGATGAAGACCTTAAAGATATTGAATCCGCAGAACGTGAATGGCTCAGCTCCGTTCCTAACATGCCTGACGAGTCCGTTCCTTTCGGTAAAACCGAGGACGATAACCCGGTAATCCGTCACTGGGGCGAGAAGCCTGAGTTTGATTTCACTCCCCGTGAACACTGGGATCTGGCAGTTGAACTAGGCGGTGTTGATTTCGAACGTGCAGCCAAGCTCACCGGTGCGCGTTTTGCCGTGCTCAAGAAATGGGGTGCACGTCTGGAGCGTGCACTGACTTCTTTCATGGTTGATGTTCAGACTATGGATCACGGTTACACCGAAGTCATTCCTCCGTACATCGTCAACCGCGATTCCCTGTTTGGTACCGGTCAGCTCCCCAAGTTTGAAGAGGACCTTTTCAAACTGGAGAACTGGGAATACTACATGATCCCCACTGCGGAAGTTCCGCTGACCAACCTGCACCGTGATGAAGTGCTCAGCGAAGAAGATCTTTCCATTGCATACTGCGCACCTACTCCCTGTTTCCGTTCCGAAGCCGGGTCTTACGGTAAGGACACCAAAGGGCTGATTCGCCAGCACCAGTTCCACAAAGTGGAGATGGTTCGTTTTGCCCATCCTGACAAAAGTTTCGAAGACCTTGAAAAGATGACCGGACACGCTGAAGAAATTCTCAAGCGTCTCGGCCTGCATTACCGGGTCATCACCCTTTGTACCGGTGACATGGGCTTTGGCTCCGTAAAGACTTACGACATCGAAGTATGGCTACCCGGACAGGATAAATACCGTGAGATTTCTTCCTGCTCCAACTGCGGGGACTTTCAGGCCCGTCGTGCCAACATCAAGTTCCAGCCCAAGGACAGCAAGAAGAAACAGTACGTACACACACTGAACGGCTCCGGTCTTGCTGTTGGCCGTACTTTTGTTGCTGTGGTTGAAAACTACCAGCAGAAAGACGGCTCCATCGTGATTCCTGAAGCACTGCGTCCTTACATGGGCGGTTTGGAAGTTATTACTGCTGAGTAA
- a CDS encoding amino acid ABC transporter ATP-binding protein → MIKFNNVNKYYGDYHALRDLNLHIKKGEVVVVCGPSGSGKSTMIRCINRLEPIQEGEIIVEDMDVNGPRVNLPLLRAEIGFVFQSFNLYPHMTVLENIILAPTMVRNMKRKDAEDLAMELLSKVNIPDKAGDYPSQLSGGQQQRVAIARGLAMRPNIMLFDEPTSALDPEMINEVLDVMKALAREGMTMVCVTHEMGFAREVADRVIFMDEGTLIEENTPDEFFHNPQHDRSKLFLSKILSH, encoded by the coding sequence GTGATAAAATTTAACAATGTCAATAAATACTACGGTGACTACCACGCCCTGAGGGATCTTAACCTTCATATTAAAAAAGGCGAAGTGGTTGTTGTCTGCGGGCCTTCCGGGTCTGGTAAAAGCACCATGATCCGTTGCATTAACCGTCTTGAACCCATTCAGGAAGGTGAAATAATTGTAGAAGACATGGATGTGAACGGTCCTAGGGTAAACCTGCCCCTGCTGCGGGCGGAGATCGGATTCGTATTCCAGTCTTTCAATCTCTATCCGCATATGACGGTTTTGGAAAATATCATTCTTGCACCGACCATGGTTCGGAATATGAAACGCAAGGATGCTGAAGATCTGGCCATGGAACTTCTTTCCAAGGTCAACATTCCGGACAAGGCCGGGGATTATCCCTCCCAGCTTTCCGGCGGCCAGCAGCAGCGTGTGGCAATCGCCCGCGGTCTGGCTATGCGCCCCAATATCATGCTTTTCGACGAGCCTACTTCCGCCCTTGACCCGGAAATGATCAACGAGGTGCTGGACGTAATGAAGGCTCTGGCCCGTGAAGGTATGACCATGGTTTGCGTAACCCACGAAATGGGCTTTGCCCGTGAGGTAGCGGACCGGGTTATCTTCATGGATGAGGGGACTCTCATTGAGGAAAACACTCCCGATGAATTTTTCCACAACCCCCAGCATGATCGTTCCAAGCTTTTCTTGAGCAAGATTCTTTCACATTAG
- a CDS encoding amino acid ABC transporter permease, with protein sequence MINRYLEKTWVQYLCLATVTAILVYYFGWVFDFGYKFDWSVLYKEDPSYGEVLGGMLVTGLNLTISITLMSSAIALGLGILFGLGRLSQFKPVYYFCTCYVEFFRNTPLLVQLFFWYFALPMGLPEGVRNFLFDQNFEMLSATVGLGIYTSSFMAEVIRAGIQSIPKGLLEAAYSSGLTPFQTLTKIILPLAFRAIIPPLGSEFLNNMKNSSLAMVVGVPELCWASQQIEGMTFKGFEATTAATVIYLSLSLTIAGILTLVNWKLQIVPVKDRTLGHKFAHLLFWPFEAPFAFFAKMHRRIKRRRQNDFSLSSSQAARKAFLAKLSKVLGLIWKGTFLACLAFLVISALYGVSKFNFEVIRENIGTLLWWRFPEGDPNEILWGLGGLSFSIIMSVIAISVSFFIGLLVGIGRTSKNKLFLIPSTLYIELIRGNPLIMVIFWIYFFIPILTGKFMNVFWSATIALTVFTGAYLAEIVRSGIQNLPSGQFEAAVSTGLTYWQAMRKVILPQALKQMLPAIVGQFIAIFKDTSLAFVIGVLELTFVAQGLNNRLMIYPFEIYTTVAFLYFICCYLMSLVARRLERKLSTETFRLQM encoded by the coding sequence ATGATCAATCGCTATCTGGAAAAAACTTGGGTTCAGTATCTATGCCTCGCCACTGTGACCGCCATACTGGTCTACTATTTCGGCTGGGTCTTCGACTTCGGCTACAAATTCGATTGGTCGGTATTATATAAGGAAGACCCTTCTTACGGCGAAGTTCTGGGCGGTATGCTCGTCACCGGTTTGAACCTGACCATCAGTATCACGCTCATGAGTTCGGCCATTGCGCTGGGCCTCGGTATTCTTTTCGGACTGGGCAGACTTTCACAGTTTAAGCCGGTTTACTATTTTTGTACCTGTTACGTTGAGTTTTTCAGGAATACACCGCTGCTGGTTCAGCTTTTTTTCTGGTATTTCGCTTTGCCCATGGGTTTGCCGGAAGGTGTCCGCAATTTTCTCTTTGACCAGAATTTTGAAATGCTTTCAGCCACTGTGGGGCTCGGTATCTACACCAGTTCCTTTATGGCGGAGGTCATCCGCGCCGGTATTCAGTCCATTCCTAAAGGATTGTTGGAGGCAGCGTATTCTTCAGGACTGACTCCGTTCCAGACCCTGACCAAGATCATTCTTCCGCTGGCTTTCAGGGCCATCATTCCCCCGCTGGGCAGTGAGTTCCTGAACAACATGAAGAACTCATCGCTGGCTATGGTTGTAGGTGTGCCGGAACTCTGTTGGGCATCACAGCAGATCGAAGGTATGACCTTTAAGGGATTTGAAGCTACCACCGCCGCCACTGTAATTTATCTTTCCCTTTCCCTGACTATTGCCGGTATCCTTACCTTGGTTAACTGGAAGTTGCAGATTGTTCCGGTTAAGGACCGCACTCTGGGGCACAAGTTTGCACATCTGCTTTTCTGGCCTTTTGAAGCCCCTTTTGCTTTCTTTGCCAAAATGCATCGTCGTATAAAGCGTAGACGGCAGAATGATTTCAGCCTTTCCAGCTCACAGGCTGCGCGCAAGGCCTTTCTGGCTAAACTCTCCAAGGTGTTAGGACTTATCTGGAAAGGAACATTTCTGGCCTGTCTGGCCTTTCTGGTCATATCCGCTCTTTACGGCGTATCCAAATTTAATTTTGAAGTTATCCGTGAAAATATCGGAACCCTGCTTTGGTGGAGATTCCCCGAAGGCGATCCTAACGAAATTCTTTGGGGACTGGGTGGTCTGTCCTTTTCCATTATCATGTCGGTAATCGCAATCTCGGTCAGTTTTTTCATCGGATTGCTCGTAGGTATCGGGCGTACTTCCAAGAACAAGCTTTTTCTGATCCCGTCCACTTTGTACATTGAGCTTATCCGCGGTAACCCGTTGATTATGGTTATTTTCTGGATTTACTTTTTTATCCCGATTCTGACCGGAAAGTTCATGAACGTTTTCTGGTCGGCGACTATCGCCCTGACCGTATTTACCGGGGCTTATCTGGCTGAAATTGTCCGTTCCGGCATCCAGAACCTGCCTTCCGGCCAGTTCGAGGCTGCAGTTTCCACCGGACTGACTTACTGGCAGGCCATGCGCAAGGTTATCCTGCCGCAGGCGTTGAAACAGATGCTTCCGGCTATTGTGGGGCAGTTTATCGCCATCTTTAAAGATACCTCTCTGGCCTTTGTTATCGGGGTTCTGGAGCTGACATTCGTTGCCCAGGGACTGAACAACAGGCTCATGATCTATCCTTTTGAAATTTATACTACCGTAGCATTTTTGTACTTTATTTGTTGCTACCTGATGAGTCTCGTGGCAAGACGACTCGAACGGAAGCTTTCAACCGAAACCTTCCGTCTGCAAATGTAA